A stretch of Novipirellula artificiosorum DNA encodes these proteins:
- a CDS encoding RNA recognition motif domain-containing protein, protein MGRKLYCGNLSFGVSSSDLEQLFAQFGTVESAQVITDRDSGRSKGFGFVEMGSDAEAQAAITGLNEVEHEGRSLTVNEARPREERGGGGGGGRGGRGGYGGGGGGGGRGGYGGGGGGGGGRGGYGGGGGGGGRDRGDRY, encoded by the coding sequence TTGGGCAGGAAATTGTATTGTGGGAACTTGAGCTTTGGCGTCTCAAGTTCAGATTTGGAGCAATTATTTGCTCAGTTTGGCACGGTCGAGAGTGCGCAGGTTATTACCGATCGCGACAGTGGTCGAAGCAAAGGCTTCGGTTTTGTCGAAATGGGAAGCGATGCGGAAGCTCAGGCAGCGATTACCGGATTGAACGAAGTTGAACACGAAGGACGGTCTTTGACCGTTAATGAAGCACGACCGCGCGAAGAGCGTGGCGGTGGTGGTGGCGGCGGCCGAGGTGGTCGCGGCGGCTACGGCGGTGGCGGTGGCGGCGGTGGTCGCGGCGGCTACGGCGGTGGCGGTGGCGGCGGCGGAGGTCGCGGCGGCTACGGTGGTGGTGGCGGAGGCGGCGGTCGTGACCGCGGCGATCGCTACTAA
- a CDS encoding ThiF family adenylyltransferase — translation MEDSKERRYARQIQFAPIGQAGQQRIGESSVAVLGCGALGTVASEILARAGVGRLRLVDRDIVEWTNLQRQSLFDEADALHGIAKAEAAAERLTSINGSIEIEPVVVDLTADNIDPVLKGSDLVIDAADNFAIRFLLNDWSLQTQTAWVHGGCVGAGGQVRLFRGDGSPCFRCLVPNPPAAASVATCDTAGVIGAATHAIASLQAMEALKWLSGNRDAVHEKVWSIDFWQNRFRELSIAPELSQDCRACGERQFDFLNGATSTAGSTVVLCGRRAVQITPASKSVVPLKQVAQRWQSEGEVRVNRFFVRLNTAADSSASEIRLTLFADGRAVIEGTDQPSLARSLYDRYVGS, via the coding sequence ATGGAAGATTCCAAAGAACGTCGTTACGCCCGACAAATCCAATTCGCACCAATTGGCCAAGCGGGCCAACAGCGTATCGGCGAATCCTCGGTAGCGGTACTCGGGTGCGGCGCCCTCGGCACCGTCGCGAGCGAAATATTGGCGAGGGCAGGCGTGGGGCGTTTGCGATTGGTGGACCGCGACATTGTGGAATGGACCAATCTGCAACGTCAATCACTGTTCGACGAAGCCGACGCGCTCCATGGAATCGCCAAAGCGGAAGCCGCCGCCGAACGATTGACGAGCATCAACGGTTCGATCGAAATCGAACCGGTGGTGGTCGATTTGACGGCCGACAACATCGACCCAGTGTTGAAAGGATCGGATTTGGTCATCGATGCAGCCGATAATTTCGCGATCCGATTCCTTCTGAATGATTGGTCGCTCCAGACGCAAACCGCCTGGGTCCACGGCGGCTGTGTCGGTGCGGGAGGCCAAGTTCGGTTGTTCCGCGGCGATGGCTCGCCCTGTTTCCGCTGCCTCGTGCCCAACCCGCCCGCCGCAGCATCGGTGGCTACGTGTGACACCGCTGGCGTGATCGGAGCGGCGACCCACGCGATCGCCAGCTTACAAGCCATGGAGGCGTTGAAGTGGTTGTCCGGCAATCGGGATGCCGTTCACGAGAAAGTCTGGTCCATCGATTTTTGGCAGAACCGATTCAGGGAGCTTTCCATTGCACCGGAGCTGAGCCAAGATTGCCGAGCGTGTGGGGAGCGACAGTTCGACTTCTTGAATGGGGCCACTTCAACAGCGGGTTCCACGGTGGTCTTGTGCGGACGCCGGGCCGTTCAAATCACGCCTGCGTCCAAATCCGTCGTTCCGCTAAAGCAAGTTGCCCAACGGTGGCAGTCGGAGGGTGAGGTGCGAGTCAACCGGTTCTTCGTGCGACTAAATACCGCAGCCGATTCATCGGCCTCCGAAATCCGCTTGACTTTATTTGCTGACGGCCGTGCGGTGATTGAAGGAACCGATCAGCCAAGCCTAGCGAGATCACTGTACGATCGGTACGTTGGTTCCTGA
- a CDS encoding aldo/keto reductase: MRPSEPIVLGLWPIAGVTTLGVTPTDANATIAKAIEKGVTTFDTAYSYGYEGDSDKLLRPFLQRDRDRFQVIGKVGQRWTASHERVVDGSPEQLTADAEESLQRLGIERFDLLMLHAVDPNVDVARSAAALVALKQRGLCQEIGVCNVTASERREFVASAPCRAIQTPLNMLQREALEQLVPDCLADQTDVYVYWTLMKGLLAGKITRDHQFAEGDSRPKYAVFQGDTRRRTHDFLDAIQPIADQLGLTIAQLSISWTLSQPGITAALVGAHRPEQIEETCGAMRLSSATVAQIDSRIAQHGF, encoded by the coding sequence ATGAGACCTTCCGAACCCATCGTGCTTGGGCTCTGGCCGATCGCCGGAGTCACCACCCTTGGCGTGACGCCAACCGACGCGAACGCAACGATCGCCAAGGCGATTGAGAAAGGCGTCACCACCTTTGACACCGCGTACAGCTACGGCTACGAAGGTGACAGCGACAAACTCCTTCGGCCGTTTTTGCAGCGTGATCGTGACCGGTTCCAAGTGATTGGCAAAGTGGGCCAGCGTTGGACCGCTTCACACGAAAGGGTGGTCGACGGATCGCCCGAGCAGTTGACGGCCGATGCGGAAGAATCCCTACAACGACTTGGCATCGAGCGATTTGACCTGTTGATGCTTCACGCGGTGGATCCCAACGTGGATGTCGCCCGATCGGCTGCGGCGTTGGTGGCGCTGAAGCAGCGAGGCCTTTGCCAGGAGATAGGTGTTTGTAACGTGACCGCATCGGAGCGACGTGAGTTCGTCGCTTCGGCTCCCTGTCGCGCGATTCAAACGCCGCTGAATATGTTGCAACGTGAAGCACTTGAGCAATTGGTGCCCGATTGTCTTGCCGACCAAACGGACGTCTACGTTTACTGGACGTTGATGAAAGGCTTGTTGGCTGGCAAGATCACGCGCGACCATCAATTTGCTGAAGGCGACAGTCGTCCCAAGTATGCGGTCTTTCAGGGCGATACCCGTCGGCGTACTCATGATTTTCTGGACGCGATCCAGCCGATTGCGGACCAGCTGGGTTTGACGATCGCCCAGTTGTCGATCAGTTGGACCCTTTCACAGCCGGGAATCACGGCGGCGCTGGTCGGAGCCCATCGTCCCGAACAAATCGAGGAGACGTGTGGCGCAATGCGGCTCTCGTCGGCGACCGTCGCCCAAATCGATTCGCGGATCGCACAGCATGGCTTCTAA
- a CDS encoding hemerythrin domain-containing protein → MKQNTSSTRRLAVNAAFLKDIKDDSHHLKVLLEKISPMVSHEKIASNHWGEIVELWSELRDQLALHFSLEEAYGYFEEAIDTAPELSTKAEQLRGQHTQLFESIRRLVEAASEAPADQEERIAKLLTRYMSFIKSFQVHEEAELTLILEALDSDLGVCD, encoded by the coding sequence ATGAAACAAAACACATCTTCGACTCGGCGATTGGCCGTCAACGCGGCTTTCCTGAAGGATATCAAGGATGACAGCCATCATTTGAAAGTACTTCTGGAGAAAATCAGTCCCATGGTTTCGCATGAAAAAATTGCGAGCAACCATTGGGGTGAGATCGTCGAATTGTGGTCGGAACTGCGTGATCAACTGGCGCTTCATTTTTCGCTTGAAGAGGCATATGGGTATTTCGAAGAAGCAATCGATACGGCGCCGGAACTGAGTACGAAAGCCGAGCAATTACGCGGGCAACATACACAACTGTTCGAATCGATCCGCCGCCTTGTCGAGGCCGCCAGTGAGGCACCGGCGGATCAAGAAGAACGGATCGCAAAGCTTCTGACTCGCTACATGAGCTTCATCAAGTCGTTTCAGGTTCATGAGGAAGCGGAATTAACGCTCATTTTAGAGGCGCTCGACAGCGACCTTGGTGTTTGCGACTAA
- a CDS encoding BNR repeat-containing protein, which produces MPYPLTARFLAFGCSLLLLVSSSGAGESLSAQYRIAEKVAIDQVPSWVRVGFCLLTNENQQYVAYYNEHHEMIVASRALDSTQWQSITLPSKIGWDSHNYITMAIDSTGHLHLSGNMHCVPLVYFRSEKPGDITTMMPQAMTGNDEQKCTYPHFLSDSDGNLLFNYRSGGSGNGRRFYNRYDVDSKSWSRFLDTPLFEGEGMRNAYPLGPVKGPDGWFHVVWVWRDTPDCATNHDLSHARSRDLRRWETADGDPITLPMTLGQSELIVDPVPPGGGIINSGLNFSFDPNNRPMITYHRRDESEHMQIYIARFENGAWHRHVITRWNEEIPFGGRGAMPFIGIRATAPKLVEPGVLAVRYWHRDHGTGNLFLDADSLLPIDRPVSIHATYPEPMQQPTIEFEGISVQLAGDSGRSPDPNTKFILRWETLGANHDKPHTPPLPPASVLEVVKMVKSP; this is translated from the coding sequence ATGCCGTACCCACTGACTGCCCGTTTCTTGGCATTTGGATGCTCGCTCCTCCTGCTTGTCTCGTCATCCGGCGCTGGCGAGAGCCTCTCTGCGCAATACCGAATAGCCGAAAAGGTAGCGATCGATCAGGTGCCGTCGTGGGTCCGAGTCGGTTTTTGTTTGCTGACCAACGAAAACCAACAATACGTTGCCTACTACAACGAACATCATGAGATGATCGTCGCGAGCCGAGCACTCGACAGCACGCAATGGCAATCCATCACACTACCCAGCAAGATCGGATGGGATTCGCACAACTACATCACAATGGCGATTGACTCGACTGGCCATTTGCATCTCTCTGGCAACATGCACTGTGTGCCTCTGGTTTACTTCCGTTCCGAAAAACCGGGAGACATTACGACGATGATGCCACAAGCGATGACGGGCAACGATGAGCAAAAATGCACCTACCCCCACTTCCTGAGTGACTCCGATGGCAATTTGCTGTTCAACTATCGCAGCGGCGGCAGCGGCAATGGACGGCGCTTTTACAACCGCTACGACGTGGATTCGAAAAGCTGGAGCCGATTCCTCGACACCCCTCTGTTTGAGGGGGAAGGCATGCGAAATGCGTATCCCCTTGGCCCGGTAAAGGGGCCGGACGGGTGGTTTCACGTCGTTTGGGTTTGGCGGGACACACCCGATTGTGCAACGAATCATGATTTGTCCCACGCGCGGAGCCGAGACTTGCGCCGTTGGGAAACGGCCGATGGAGATCCCATCACGCTGCCGATGACACTTGGACAGAGCGAACTGATTGTGGATCCCGTTCCACCCGGCGGAGGAATCATCAACAGCGGATTGAATTTCTCATTCGACCCAAACAATCGCCCCATGATCACGTATCACCGGCGCGATGAAAGCGAGCACATGCAGATCTACATTGCCAGGTTTGAAAACGGCGCGTGGCACCGGCATGTGATCACCCGCTGGAACGAAGAGATCCCATTTGGCGGTCGCGGGGCGATGCCATTCATTGGCATTCGCGCGACCGCTCCCAAATTGGTTGAACCCGGTGTGTTGGCGGTTCGCTATTGGCACCGAGATCATGGAACTGGAAATCTATTTCTCGACGCCGATTCGCTGTTACCGATCGACCGGCCCGTTTCGATCCACGCAACTTACCCCGAACCCATGCAGCAACCGACGATTGAATTTGAGGGCATTTCGGTGCAGCTTGCTGGCGATTCGGGGCGTTCACCGGATCCGAATACCAAATTCATCCTTCGCTGGGAAACGCTCGGAGCGAACCACGACAAACCCCACACCCCGCCGCTGCCACCCGCCAGCGTTTTAGAAGTCGTGAAAATGGTCAAATCACCCTAG
- a CDS encoding fluoride efflux transporter FluC, which produces MTTWSNLVAVAAGGACGAVARYGITLTAIAIPGSSAMVGTTIANVIGCAAIGGLAEYCAASAAISPAALLGLRVGFLGALTTFSTFAAESIFLADEQRWLAASVYVAANLFLGWAALLGTLVLVKGWMA; this is translated from the coding sequence ATGACAACTTGGTCCAATCTCGTAGCCGTAGCGGCTGGAGGAGCATGTGGAGCGGTCGCCCGATATGGGATCACCTTGACGGCCATCGCGATCCCCGGCAGCAGTGCGATGGTAGGCACGACGATCGCCAACGTGATCGGATGCGCCGCAATCGGCGGTTTAGCGGAATACTGCGCCGCATCCGCTGCGATTTCCCCCGCGGCATTGCTGGGCCTTCGGGTCGGTTTTCTCGGCGCGTTGACCACATTTTCTACGTTCGCTGCCGAATCGATCTTTCTGGCCGACGAACAACGATGGCTGGCCGCATCGGTCTATGTCGCCGCGAATCTTTTTCTCGGATGGGCCGCTCTGCTGGGAACTTTGGTACTGGTCAAAGGATGGATGGCTTAA
- the epmA gene encoding EF-P lysine aminoacylase EpmA yields the protein MRANPVPNLERLQDRALLLRQIRSFFDAAGFLEVQPPCLAAGCVVDPYIDPIKVSAKQLGIAEPQLAGDYFLQTSPELSMKRMLAAGAPSIYSVAPVFRAGERGDQHNIEFTMLEWYDVGADLASGIKTLSDFACAVLDYPDCECVTYRDLFRRTLGLDPIECRLERLVEMAACIDDSLAHSFACDRDGLLDLLFTQRIQPMLGIDKPTIVKNYPLSQAALARGCSDDSDCAARFELFARGVELANGYDELLDPEILIERTRISNQRRIASGRAALPENHALLDAMRHGMPPSAGVAVGVDRLLMVKTHANSIASVIPFPIEIA from the coding sequence ATGCGTGCAAACCCAGTTCCGAATCTTGAACGATTGCAAGATCGAGCGCTGTTGCTACGACAAATTCGCTCGTTCTTTGATGCTGCTGGATTCTTGGAAGTTCAACCGCCCTGTTTGGCAGCTGGCTGTGTGGTGGATCCCTACATTGATCCGATCAAGGTATCGGCCAAACAATTGGGGATCGCCGAGCCCCAGCTGGCGGGTGACTATTTTTTGCAGACGTCGCCCGAGTTGTCGATGAAACGGATGTTGGCTGCCGGAGCCCCTTCTATCTATAGCGTGGCGCCGGTTTTTCGTGCAGGGGAGCGAGGCGATCAGCACAACATCGAATTTACGATGCTGGAATGGTACGATGTTGGGGCCGATCTTGCTTCGGGGATCAAGACCCTCAGCGATTTCGCGTGTGCCGTACTCGACTACCCAGACTGCGAATGTGTGACGTACCGCGATCTGTTTCGGCGGACGCTCGGATTGGATCCCATCGAGTGCCGACTCGAACGCTTGGTCGAGATGGCTGCGTGCATCGACGATTCGCTGGCACATTCCTTTGCCTGCGACCGCGACGGGTTACTTGATCTGTTGTTCACTCAGCGGATCCAACCGATGCTGGGAATCGACAAGCCCACCATTGTCAAGAATTATCCGCTCAGTCAAGCCGCGCTCGCTCGAGGATGTAGCGATGACAGCGACTGTGCCGCTCGATTCGAGTTGTTTGCTCGCGGCGTCGAACTGGCAAATGGCTATGACGAGTTGCTCGATCCCGAGATCTTGATCGAACGCACGCGAATCAGTAATCAGCGTCGGATCGCCAGCGGCCGCGCGGCGCTTCCGGAAAACCACGCGTTGCTCGATGCAATGAGGCATGGCATGCCACCGTCCGCAGGTGTCGCCGTGGGCGTTGATCGATTGTTGATGGTCAAGACCCACGCCAACTCCATTGCGAGTGTGATCCCCTTTCCGATCGAAATTGCATAA
- a CDS encoding Kelch repeat-containing protein yields MFTQTTQNQSSDESLSSCHDDVPERRLARCGRAALHQLSAKWRLIQHDSSDQRERANATPSGSSLRCGRAALRFSRPLVSVVCLFVFGFTVSTWDRRTLANDDAVVDANSAVSTGRWQTLETKGKPTARHETTFVNHDGKFYLIGGRESRQIDRFDPDSSVWDTMSVTTPLIHHFQSVVWNNKIYIVGAMTGKYPKEPPMENVQIYDPISDAWTIGDPIPEDRRRGGAGTAIYNGKIYMACGITLGHTSGTNNWFDEYDPATGQWKRLPDAPHIRDHFHAVVVGDKFYCIGGRNTSLHTPQFGAFFGATETAVDVYDFQSGTWSTLEDAPLPIGTAAGGVVAIAGKIIYFGGETAETAVANSWMLDPETASWTRLANMQQGRHGSQAVVHNGRIYIACGSPKRGGGTLSGVEVFSPSSESKK; encoded by the coding sequence ATGTTCACCCAAACGACTCAAAATCAGTCATCGGACGAGTCCCTATCCTCTTGCCATGATGATGTCCCCGAGCGGCGGCTCGCTCGCTGCGGCCGTGCCGCCCTACATCAGTTATCGGCGAAATGGAGATTAATTCAACACGATTCTAGCGACCAACGGGAGCGGGCCAACGCCACTCCGAGCGGCAGCTCGCTTCGCTGCGGCCGTGCCGCCCTACGATTTTCTCGGCCCCTTGTATCGGTCGTCTGTCTCTTCGTGTTCGGTTTCACTGTGTCGACCTGGGATCGCCGAACGCTCGCAAACGACGACGCGGTTGTGGATGCCAATTCGGCCGTTTCAACAGGACGCTGGCAGACATTGGAAACCAAGGGTAAACCCACGGCACGTCATGAAACAACCTTTGTCAATCACGACGGCAAGTTCTACTTGATTGGTGGACGAGAATCACGCCAAATCGATCGTTTCGATCCTGACAGCAGCGTTTGGGATACGATGAGCGTCACGACGCCATTGATTCACCATTTTCAAAGCGTCGTCTGGAACAACAAAATCTACATCGTCGGTGCAATGACCGGGAAATACCCCAAAGAACCACCGATGGAAAACGTGCAAATCTACGATCCGATTTCAGACGCTTGGACGATTGGGGATCCCATCCCTGAAGATCGACGCCGCGGTGGTGCGGGTACCGCCATCTATAACGGCAAGATCTACATGGCCTGCGGAATCACCTTGGGCCACACCAGCGGCACGAACAACTGGTTTGACGAGTACGACCCCGCCACCGGGCAATGGAAGCGATTGCCCGACGCGCCGCACATTCGTGACCACTTTCATGCGGTCGTTGTCGGTGACAAGTTCTATTGCATCGGCGGCCGCAACACCAGTTTGCACACGCCGCAGTTCGGTGCGTTTTTTGGAGCCACCGAAACCGCCGTCGACGTTTACGATTTTCAATCGGGGACCTGGTCGACGCTTGAAGACGCACCGTTGCCGATCGGCACCGCGGCCGGCGGGGTGGTCGCGATCGCGGGTAAGATCATCTACTTTGGCGGCGAAACCGCAGAAACCGCTGTCGCGAACAGCTGGATGCTCGACCCTGAAACAGCAAGCTGGACGCGATTGGCAAACATGCAACAAGGACGCCACGGCAGCCAAGCGGTGGTGCATAACGGGCGTATCTACATCGCATGCGGAAGCCCAAAACGTGGCGGTGGGACGTTGAGCGGCGTCGAGGTCTTTTCCCCATCCAGCGAATCGAAAAAGTGA